The following coding sequences lie in one Eubacterium ventriosum genomic window:
- a CDS encoding galactokinase, whose amino-acid sequence MTNVTTLKNQFLNNEHDSTLADLYYDDAEMIKYQKERYVNALDKYIELFGEENVDIYSAPGRTEVGGNHTDHQHGMVLAASVNLDAIAIVGNNDKNTIELFSEGYSPLSISLDNIAVNEAEFGTTSALIKGVIAGMNDHGYKTGPFKAYVTSDVLNGAGLSSSAAFEAIIGTILSGLYNDMKVSPIDIAIIGQYAENVFFGKPCGLMDQMACSVGGFVHIDFKDPANPIVEKVDFDIADKGYSLCIVDTKGSHADLTDDYSAIPKEMKEVAALFGKEFLNDIPAEEFFNKLPEIFRKVGDRNILRAMHFFKDNERVQKEVDALKADDFDTFLSLIKESGDSSYKRLQNIYSNHDFQNQPVSIGIAISENVLGNNGVCRVHGGGFAGTIQAFVKTDFVPEYKKATESIFGEGACHVLKIRKYGGVKVL is encoded by the coding sequence ATGACAAACGTAACAACATTAAAGAATCAGTTTTTGAATAATGAACACGATAGCACATTGGCTGATTTATATTATGATGATGCAGAAATGATTAAATACCAGAAAGAAAGATATGTTAATGCATTAGATAAATATATAGAGCTTTTCGGTGAAGAGAACGTTGACATTTATAGTGCACCGGGAAGAACTGAAGTAGGTGGTAATCATACAGACCATCAGCACGGTATGGTTTTGGCCGCCTCTGTTAACTTAGATGCAATTGCAATTGTTGGAAATAATGACAAAAATACTATTGAACTTTTTTCTGAAGGTTATTCACCATTAAGCATTAGTCTTGACAACATTGCTGTTAACGAAGCAGAATTTGGTACTACTTCTGCTTTAATTAAAGGTGTTATTGCAGGAATGAACGACCACGGTTACAAAACAGGTCCTTTTAAGGCATACGTTACAAGCGATGTTTTAAATGGTGCAGGTCTTTCTTCTTCAGCAGCATTTGAAGCAATTATCGGAACTATTCTTTCAGGTTTATATAACGATATGAAAGTTTCTCCAATTGATATAGCAATTATTGGTCAGTATGCTGAGAATGTATTCTTCGGAAAACCTTGTGGTCTTATGGATCAGATGGCTTGCTCAGTTGGTGGATTTGTACATATTGATTTTAAAGATCCTGCTAATCCTATTGTTGAAAAAGTTGATTTCGACATTGCAGATAAGGGTTACAGCCTTTGTATAGTTGATACTAAAGGTTCACACGCAGACTTAACAGATGACTACTCTGCCATTCCTAAAGAAATGAAAGAAGTTGCAGCTTTATTTGGGAAAGAATTTTTAAATGATATTCCGGCTGAAGAATTTTTCAATAAACTTCCTGAGATTTTCAGAAAAGTTGGAGACAGAAATATTTTGAGAGCTATGCATTTCTTTAAGGACAATGAACGTGTTCAGAAAGAAGTTGACGCTTTAAAAGCTGATGACTTTGACACATTTTTATCTTTAATTAAGGAATCAGGAGATTCTTCTTACAAGCGTCTCCAGAATATTTATTCTAACCATGATTTCCAGAACCAGCCTGTTTCAATAGGTATTGCAATTAGTGAAAATGTTTTAGGAAACAATGGTGTATGCAGAGTACACGGTGGTGGTTTTGCCGGCACTATACAGGCTTTTGTTAAAACTGATTTTGTACCTGAGTATAAGAAAGCTACAGAAAGTATTTTCGGTGAAGGTGCATGTCATGTATTAAAGATTAGAAAGTATGGAGGTGTTAAAGTATTATGA
- the galT gene encoding UDP-glucose--hexose-1-phosphate uridylyltransferase, with protein sequence MINVSELDKNIKKLVQYGINSGLIPESERNYSTNMILDAFGKDDYSDPDISGEEINLDNILDNLLDIACEMKLIEDSITYRDLFDTKLMNFIMPRPSQVSEIFWKKYSNSPKEATDFYYDFSTKTNYIRKSRVEKDLKWTVPSQYGEIDITVNLSKPEKDPKAIAAAGKAASSSYPKCQLCMENEGYAGRVNHPARQNHRIIPITINDSNWGFQYSPYVYYNEHCIVFNGQHVPMKIDKAAFRKLFDFVKLFPHYFLGSNADLPIVGGSILSHDHFQGGNYTFAMAKADIIKEFSVDGFDDVKCGIVKWPLSVIRLQSKDSDRIIELADHILKAWRGYTDEDAFIYAETDGTPHNTITPIARFKDGMFELDLALRNNITTEEHPLGVYHPHEELHHIKKENIGLIEVMGLAVLPSRLKGEMNLLAEYILEGKDIRENEAIEKHADWAYDFLANYDDVNKDNVMDIIQAEIGKVFVKVLEDAGVYKCTPDGLEAFLRFIKTL encoded by the coding sequence ATGATTAACGTCTCAGAATTAGATAAAAATATAAAAAAATTAGTACAGTATGGTATTAATTCAGGTTTAATTCCTGAATCAGAAAGAAATTATTCAACTAATATGATTTTGGATGCTTTTGGCAAAGATGATTACTCTGATCCTGATATTTCAGGTGAGGAGATTAATCTTGACAATATATTAGATAACCTTTTGGATATTGCCTGTGAAATGAAGCTTATTGAAGACTCTATTACTTACAGAGACCTTTTTGATACAAAGCTTATGAATTTCATAATGCCACGTCCTTCACAGGTTTCAGAAATCTTTTGGAAAAAATATAGCAATTCTCCGAAAGAAGCAACCGATTTCTACTATGATTTTTCTACAAAAACTAATTACATTCGAAAATCACGAGTAGAAAAGGATTTAAAATGGACTGTTCCTTCACAGTACGGTGAAATTGACATTACTGTTAATTTATCAAAGCCGGAAAAAGATCCTAAAGCTATTGCAGCCGCAGGAAAAGCTGCTTCATCTTCTTATCCGAAGTGTCAGCTTTGTATGGAAAATGAAGGATATGCAGGTCGTGTAAATCATCCTGCAAGACAGAACCATAGAATCATTCCTATTACTATCAATGATTCAAACTGGGGATTTCAGTATTCTCCATATGTTTATTATAACGAACATTGCATAGTATTTAACGGACAGCATGTACCAATGAAGATAGATAAAGCAGCTTTTAGAAAATTATTTGATTTTGTTAAGCTCTTTCCTCATTATTTTCTTGGTTCAAATGCAGACCTTCCAATTGTTGGAGGTTCAATTTTAAGTCACGACCATTTCCAGGGGGGTAATTATACTTTTGCCATGGCAAAGGCTGATATTATCAAAGAATTTTCAGTTGATGGTTTTGACGATGTTAAATGTGGTATTGTAAAATGGCCTTTATCAGTTATCAGATTACAGTCAAAAGACAGTGACAGAATAATTGAACTTGCCGACCATATTTTGAAGGCTTGGAGAGGCTACACTGATGAGGATGCATTTATTTATGCTGAAACTGACGGAACACCACACAATACCATAACTCCTATTGCAAGATTTAAGGATGGTATGTTTGAACTTGATTTAGCATTAAGAAATAACATTACTACAGAAGAACATCCTTTAGGTGTATATCACCCACACGAAGAACTTCACCATATTAAGAAAGAGAATATTGGTTTAATTGAAGTTATGGGTCTTGCAGTACTTCCATCAAGATTAAAAGGCGAGATGAATTTACTTGCTGAATATATTCTTGAAGGAAAAGATATTCGCGAAAACGAAGCTATTGAGAAACATGCCGATTGGGCATACGATTTTCTTGCCAACTATGATGACGTTAATAAAGATAATGTTATGGACATTATTCAAGCAGAAATTGGAAAAGTTTTCGTAAAAGTTTTAGAAGACGCAGGCGTTTACAAATGTACACCTGACGGCTTAGAAGCATTTTTGAGATTTATTAAAACTTTATAG
- a CDS encoding aldose epimerase family protein, whose translation MTVKDFGITKDGIATKLYTLKNNNLEISVTDFGSTLVSIVVPDRNNKPTDIVLGYDDVSGYETDDGYYFGCNVGRCANRIAKGHFVLNNTEYNLDINNGPNNLHSGLNPYSKRVWTVENQNDTSITFSLESPHMDQGFPGALKMYVTYELLEDGFKINYNATPDKDTIINVTNHSYFNLNGEGSGTVLNHSVKIYADSFTPADETSIPTGEIEAVKDTPMDFNNFKTIGQDINKNYIPLKYANGYDHNWITDPTDSKLHNIVDAVGDVSGIEMKISTNCPGVQMYTANFVENVKGKKDHIYNVREAVCFEPQYYPDAINHDNFVSPVCKAGCTYNKDIIYKF comes from the coding sequence ATGACAGTTAAAGATTTTGGAATTACAAAAGATGGTATTGCTACTAAGCTTTACACCTTAAAAAATAATAATTTAGAAATTAGTGTAACTGATTTTGGTTCAACTCTTGTAAGCATTGTTGTTCCTGACAGAAATAACAAGCCTACAGACATCGTTTTAGGATATGATGATGTATCAGGCTATGAAACAGATGACGGATATTACTTTGGTTGTAATGTTGGAAGATGCGCCAACAGAATAGCTAAAGGACATTTCGTGCTAAATAACACAGAATACAATCTTGATATTAATAACGGACCAAATAACCTTCACAGTGGTCTTAATCCATATTCTAAACGTGTATGGACAGTGGAAAATCAGAATGACACTTCAATTACTTTTTCACTTGAAAGCCCACATATGGATCAGGGATTTCCCGGAGCCTTAAAGATGTATGTTACTTACGAATTGTTGGAAGATGGCTTTAAGATTAACTACAATGCTACTCCTGACAAGGATACTATTATTAACGTGACTAACCATTCTTATTTTAATTTAAATGGCGAAGGTTCAGGTACTGTTTTAAATCACAGTGTAAAAATATATGCAGACAGCTTTACTCCTGCTGACGAAACATCAATTCCTACAGGCGAGATTGAAGCTGTAAAAGACACTCCAATGGATTTTAATAATTTTAAAACTATTGGCCAGGATATTAATAAAAACTACATTCCTTTAAAATATGCTAACGGATATGACCATAACTGGATTACAGATCCTACTGATTCTAAGCTTCACAATATTGTGGATGCTGTAGGTGATGTTTCGGGAATAGAAATGAAGATTTCTACTAATTGTCCGGGTGTTCAGATGTACACAGCCAACTTTGTTGAGAATGTAAAAGGTAAAAAAGACCACATTTACAATGTTAGAGAAGCTGTTTGTTTTGAACCACAGTATTATCCCGATGCTATTAATCATGATAACTTTGTAAGCCCTGTATGCAAGGCAGGATGCACATATAACAAAGATATCATTTATAAGTTTT